One genomic window of Oncorhynchus clarkii lewisi isolate Uvic-CL-2024 chromosome 5, UVic_Ocla_1.0, whole genome shotgun sequence includes the following:
- the LOC139409064 gene encoding transcription factor JunD-like, translating into MMKNDIHLNLVDATNLKPHLRDGESILNSPDLGLLKLASPELERLLIQSNGMVVTTPTSQFLYPKSVTDEQEFAEGFVKALEDLHKQNQLNGGTCAQMNSLDLSTNVAPVTVHMDLPVYTNLNSYGNGPLGTTVNYSTDTVPFPPPPSHHLGGTQQQQAHSRLQSLKDEPQTVPDLHSFGDSPPLSPINMDTQERIKAERKKLRNRIAASKCRKRKLERISRLEDKVNNLKTQNTDLASTASVLRDQVAQLKQNVLNHVNSGCQLLPHQVQVY; encoded by the coding sequence ATGATGAAGAATGACATTCATTTAAACCTTGTAGATGCCACTAATCTAAAGCCCCATCTCCGCGACGGCGAGAGCATTCTCAACTCCCCGGACCTTGGGCTGCTGAAACTGGCTTCCCCGGAGCTGGAGAGACTCCTCATTCAGTCCAACGGAATGGTCGTAACAACACCGACCTCTCAGTTCCTCTACCCCAAGTCAGTAACTGACGAACAGGAGTTTGCAGAGGGATTCGTCAAGGCTCTGGAGGACTTACACAAACAGAACCAGCTGAACGGGGGGACTTGCGCTCAAATGAACAGTCTCGACCTAAGTACCAACGTGGCTCCTGTCACTGTACACATGGACTTACCCGTCTATACGAACTTGAACAGTTATGGTAATGGACCTTTGGGTACCACTGTCAATTACTCCACAGACACTGTACCcttcccacctcctccctctcaccaTTTAGGTGGCACACAGCAGCAACAAGCACATTCCCGGTTGCAATCCTTGAAGGATGAGCCGCAGACAGTCCCTGACTTGCACAGCTTCGGCGACAGTCCACCACTGTCACCTATCAACATGGACACACAGGAGCGCATTAAAGCCGAGAGGAAAAAGCTGCGGAATAGAATTGCTGCGTCCAAGTGCCGAAAGAGGAAACTGGAGAGGATATCCAGACTCGAAGACAAAGTCAATAACCTAAAAACTCAAAACACTGACCTGGCCTCAACGGCAAGTGTACTCCGGGATCAAGTGGCTCAGCTAAAACAAAATGTTTTGAATCATGTGAACAGCGGATGCCAATTGTTGCCACATCAAGTTCAAGTGTACTAA